In Prochlorococcus marinus str. MIT 1214, one DNA window encodes the following:
- a CDS encoding DUF2973 domain-containing protein yields the protein MVFFSVNAKFKSQNSFSKTKRNDRTGLVTVHPELLDEDGCITDEDLLTVRFSKDTDHPKSSEKPSE from the coding sequence ATGGTTTTTTTTTCAGTTAACGCAAAATTTAAGTCTCAAAATTCATTTTCAAAGACAAAAAGGAATGATCGAACAGGTTTGGTTACTGTTCATCCTGAGCTTTTAGACGAAGATGGCTGCATTACTGATGAAGATTTGCTCACAGTTCGTTTTTCTAAGGACACTGATCATCCAAAATCATCTGAAAAGCCTTCTGAATAA
- a CDS encoding trypsin-like peptidase domain-containing protein: MHGLDANRLLIGSLKLCQKKYFKVFVFCVLIFFNFRYETPLHSSEALLSSQLNQNKQSFVSNALNISGDAVVTIETQRKVISSSEGVFPPGILNDQYFERFFGLRGLQVPRSRIEKGQGSGVIFSPEGLVLTNAHVIEKTDQLIVGLSDGRRVLGNVVGEDSLTDLAVIKLKAKGPWPTAKLGDSDNLKVGDWAIAVGNPFGLENTVTLGIISNLNRDVAQLGISDKRIDLIQTDAAINPGNSGGPLLNSVGEVIGINTLVRSGPGAGLGFAIPINRARKIAKDLISTGRAKHPMIGVTLSSNIKQKSNFLSQTEDGAIIKYLMPNGPAEKGGLKVNDLIISINNEKISTPADVVQKINRNNLQSKLKIKILREDIESIKIINPVDIYDLQP; this comes from the coding sequence ATGCATGGATTAGATGCAAACCGACTATTAATAGGATCCCTAAAACTATGCCAAAAAAAATATTTTAAAGTTTTTGTTTTTTGTGTTCTTATTTTTTTTAACTTCCGATACGAAACTCCTCTTCATTCAAGCGAAGCTTTACTGTCATCTCAACTAAATCAGAATAAACAATCTTTCGTATCAAACGCATTAAATATAAGTGGAGATGCAGTGGTCACAATTGAAACACAGCGTAAGGTTATATCTTCAAGTGAAGGTGTATTTCCGCCTGGGATCTTGAATGATCAATATTTTGAACGATTCTTTGGTCTAAGAGGCCTACAAGTTCCAAGATCTCGAATTGAAAAAGGGCAAGGTAGTGGAGTGATTTTTTCTCCAGAGGGTCTAGTCTTGACCAATGCTCATGTAATAGAAAAAACTGACCAACTAATAGTAGGTTTATCAGATGGAAGAAGAGTGCTTGGAAATGTTGTTGGAGAAGATTCTTTAACCGATCTTGCAGTTATTAAACTCAAAGCGAAAGGTCCTTGGCCCACTGCCAAATTAGGAGACTCTGATAATTTAAAAGTTGGTGATTGGGCAATTGCAGTTGGAAATCCTTTTGGACTTGAAAATACTGTTACTCTTGGAATAATTAGTAATCTAAATAGAGATGTAGCTCAATTAGGTATATCCGACAAAAGAATAGACCTCATTCAAACTGATGCAGCTATTAATCCAGGTAATTCTGGAGGACCATTATTAAATTCTGTTGGAGAAGTGATTGGTATTAATACACTTGTTCGCTCAGGACCAGGAGCAGGATTAGGTTTCGCAATACCAATAAATAGAGCCAGAAAGATCGCCAAAGATTTAATTAGCACTGGGAGGGCCAAACATCCCATGATAGGAGTAACACTTTCAAGCAATATCAAACAAAAAAGTAATTTTCTTTCCCAAACAGAAGATGGAGCCATTATTAAATATTTGATGCCAAATGGTCCTGCCGAAAAGGGTGGCTTAAAGGTAAATGATCTAATAATTTCAATCAATAATGAAAAAATTTCAACTCCAGCCGATGTGGTTCAAAAAATTAATCGGAATAATTTACAATCGAAATTAAAAATTAAAATACTTAGAGAAGATATAGAGTCTATAAAAATTATCAACCCAGTTGATATTTATGATCTTCAACCATAA
- a CDS encoding ribbon-helix-helix domain-containing protein — translation MATRQNSSNGKQKSPRIQVVLPEDLCERLSELAETESRTVSNMAKVLIQEGIKNHELREGSASKEIETKKAKTQNFIKALEKQKTQRLKGIPKRLKFKRN, via the coding sequence ATGGCTACTCGTCAAAACTCGTCTAACGGGAAACAAAAATCGCCTCGCATACAAGTTGTCCTACCAGAGGATTTATGTGAAAGATTGTCAGAACTAGCAGAAACAGAATCTCGAACAGTTAGCAATATGGCCAAAGTTTTAATTCAAGAAGGAATCAAGAATCACGAATTGAGAGAAGGTTCAGCATCTAAAGAAATAGAAACAAAAAAAGCTAAGACACAAAATTTTATAAAGGCATTAGAAAAACAAAAAACACAAAGATTAAAAGGTATTCCAAAAAGATTAAAATTCAAAAGAAATTAA
- a CDS encoding TrkH family potassium uptake protein — protein sequence MSIRQETYRRLTVPQFTVVTGLLVITFGTLLLATPLCSHANVGLWEAFFTATSAVTVTGLSIIDIGLDLTFFGQIILAIMLLTGGLGLMAITTFLQGFIVSGTELKTRLDRGKTLDEFGVGGVGRTFKGIAITASILIFLGAITLYFFGFNNITSSSERIWASIFHSISAYNNAGFSLWSNSLQDYRSNLVVNFVLITLIILGGFGWRVTNDIWINRRSLKLRNLSLHTRLVIRSSFILISLGFFGLLFTESLARGSFFSLINFDDRILTSLFTSVSARTAGFTNLPISIESVSDSGLLLLMFLMFIGASPGGTGGGIKTTTIAALMAATRATLRGQNEIIIRNRQISDKVILKAVGITVGSFLFVLIMALLLSLSNGFNSGENFSFLEMLFTCISAFATVGFDLGVISKLGHVGQLILIIGMFVGRLGILLFLSAVWQALNKSKLQNRNRIGYPREDLYV from the coding sequence GTGAGTATTAGGCAAGAAACTTATAGAAGGCTGACGGTTCCACAGTTTACAGTGGTAACTGGTTTACTTGTGATTACTTTTGGAACATTATTATTAGCTACACCTTTATGTTCTCATGCAAATGTAGGCTTGTGGGAGGCATTCTTTACGGCAACTTCTGCTGTCACAGTTACTGGATTATCTATTATTGATATAGGACTAGATTTGACATTTTTTGGGCAAATAATTTTAGCGATTATGTTATTAACTGGAGGCCTTGGTTTAATGGCTATTACTACATTTCTACAGGGCTTTATTGTTAGTGGAACAGAATTAAAAACACGTCTTGATAGAGGAAAAACTCTTGATGAATTTGGAGTCGGTGGTGTGGGAAGAACTTTTAAAGGGATTGCGATTACAGCATCTATTCTTATTTTTCTTGGTGCTATTACTTTGTATTTTTTTGGCTTTAATAATATAACTAGCTCAAGTGAGAGGATCTGGGCATCGATTTTTCATAGTATATCTGCTTATAACAATGCTGGATTTAGTTTATGGTCAAACAGTTTACAAGATTATAGAAGTAATTTGGTAGTGAATTTTGTTTTAATTACTTTAATTATATTAGGTGGTTTTGGCTGGAGGGTAACTAATGATATTTGGATAAATCGTAGATCTTTAAAATTAAGAAATTTAAGTCTTCATACACGTTTAGTAATTAGATCATCTTTTATATTAATTTCTCTGGGATTCTTCGGATTGCTTTTTACTGAATCTTTAGCTAGGGGTAGTTTCTTTTCGTTAATTAATTTCGATGATCGTATTTTAACCTCTCTATTTACTTCTGTAAGTGCGCGAACTGCAGGCTTTACGAATTTACCGATATCAATTGAGAGTGTCTCTGACTCTGGTCTTCTATTGTTAATGTTTCTTATGTTTATTGGGGCTAGTCCAGGTGGTACTGGAGGCGGAATTAAGACAACAACTATTGCGGCATTAATGGCGGCTACAAGAGCAACTTTACGTGGTCAAAATGAAATTATTATTCGGAATCGGCAGATATCTGACAAAGTAATTCTGAAAGCTGTAGGTATTACTGTTGGTTCATTTTTATTTGTATTAATTATGGCTTTATTATTGAGTTTGAGTAATGGTTTCAATAGCGGAGAGAATTTTTCATTTTTAGAAATGCTTTTCACTTGTATTTCTGCTTTTGCAACTGTAGGTTTCGATCTTGGCGTTATCTCTAAGCTCGGACATGTAGGTCAATTAATTCTAATTATTGGAATGTTTGTTGGAAGACTGGGAATCCTTTTATTCTTGAGCGCTGTATGGCAAGCTCTTAATAAAAGCAAGCTTCAAAATCGCAATCGAATTGGCTATCCGAGGGAGGATCTTTATGTTTGA
- a CDS encoding SLC13 family permease codes for MNEILTVFENPKAVITLAVLISAVCLFVSSALAPELTGLLSVALLMATGVLSPQKALAGFGSPALITLMGLFAVSAALFKSGALDRLRELIASESIRTPRRLIALLGLVVAPVSGVVPNTPVVASLLPVIEAWCVKRKLSPSRVLLPLSFATVLGGTLTLLGSSVNLLVSDISDQLGYGPFDLFTFTAIGIPIWLFGTAYMLLAPQSLLPDRGRISSEYGGSSDQTGYFTEVTIPSGSELVGNSLRNSRLQRRFDVDVLEIQRENESLLPPLADRIIQSGDRLLIRITRSDLLRLKQEHTVQLTKDLNTEKNFFLSNTDEGQQTVEVLLPAGSTLAGASLRELRFRQRHNATVLALRRGQQTVQERLGQAILREGDVLLLQAPRDSIRGLQDSNDLLVLDQFDNDLPTVTRKPIAIGIAIAMLILPSLTDLPLVASVLLAVIGMVWGGCLRPAEVQRSIRLDVILLLGSLSSFSVAMENTGLADAFANILIFILKDLSTYSALLVIFLSTTIFTQFVSNAASVALLAPIAVQLSPSMGLPPLALLITVLFGASQSFLTPMGYQTNLMVFGPGRYQFLDVTRYGAGLTILMTFLVPGLILLNYGIS; via the coding sequence ATGAATGAGATATTAACTGTTTTTGAAAATCCAAAAGCTGTCATAACTTTGGCAGTGTTAATTAGTGCAGTTTGTTTATTTGTAAGTAGTGCTCTGGCGCCTGAACTGACTGGACTTTTGAGTGTTGCATTATTAATGGCAACAGGAGTTCTTTCTCCTCAAAAAGCATTGGCTGGTTTTGGAAGCCCTGCTTTGATTACATTGATGGGTTTATTTGCTGTTTCTGCTGCACTTTTTAAAAGTGGAGCTCTTGATCGTTTAAGAGAGTTAATAGCTTCTGAAAGTATTCGAACTCCGCGTAGGTTAATAGCTTTGCTTGGATTGGTTGTTGCTCCTGTGTCAGGCGTTGTTCCTAATACTCCAGTGGTAGCTTCGCTTTTACCAGTTATTGAGGCTTGGTGTGTAAAGCGAAAATTATCTCCTTCTCGTGTTTTGCTGCCACTATCTTTCGCTACGGTTTTAGGTGGCACATTAACTCTTTTGGGGAGTTCAGTAAATTTGTTAGTGAGCGATATTAGCGATCAACTTGGCTACGGTCCTTTTGATCTTTTTACTTTTACTGCAATAGGTATACCAATATGGTTGTTTGGGACAGCATATATGTTGTTAGCTCCTCAATCTTTACTACCGGATAGAGGAAGAATTAGCTCAGAGTATGGAGGTAGTTCGGATCAAACTGGTTATTTTACGGAGGTCACAATTCCTTCTGGTTCTGAATTGGTTGGGAATTCCTTGAGGAATAGTCGCTTACAAAGAAGATTTGATGTCGATGTTTTAGAAATACAGCGAGAGAATGAGAGTCTTTTACCACCTTTGGCTGATCGAATAATTCAATCTGGAGATCGCTTGTTGATAAGAATTACACGCTCAGATCTTTTACGATTAAAACAAGAACATACAGTTCAATTAACTAAAGATTTAAATACTGAAAAGAATTTTTTTCTATCAAATACTGACGAGGGCCAACAAACTGTGGAGGTCCTTTTGCCAGCTGGCTCAACCTTGGCTGGCGCGAGTTTGCGAGAATTACGATTTAGGCAAAGGCATAATGCAACTGTTTTAGCTTTAAGACGAGGGCAGCAAACTGTTCAAGAAAGATTGGGCCAAGCAATTTTACGAGAGGGGGATGTACTACTTCTTCAAGCACCTAGAGATTCAATTAGAGGATTGCAAGATAGTAATGATCTACTCGTTTTAGATCAATTTGATAATGATCTACCAACTGTCACAAGAAAACCCATAGCAATTGGTATCGCCATTGCTATGTTGATTCTTCCTTCACTTACCGATTTACCTCTTGTTGCTTCGGTTTTATTGGCAGTAATTGGAATGGTTTGGGGTGGATGCTTAAGGCCCGCAGAGGTTCAAAGATCAATTCGACTTGATGTAATTCTTTTGCTTGGATCTCTCTCTAGTTTTAGTGTCGCAATGGAAAACACAGGCCTTGCAGATGCTTTTGCGAATATTTTAATTTTTATATTGAAAGACCTATCTACTTATTCCGCTTTACTAGTAATTTTTCTCTCGACTACAATATTCACTCAATTTGTCAGTAATGCCGCTTCAGTAGCTCTTTTGGCCCCAATTGCTGTTCAACTGTCGCCAAGTATGGGTCTACCTCCTTTGGCTTTATTGATAACAGTTCTTTTTGGCGCTAGTCAATCTTTTCTTACTCCTATGGGGTACCAGACAAACCTTATGGTGTTTGGACCAGGGCGTTATCAGTTCTTAGATGTCACTAGATATGGAGCTGGCTTGACCATCTTGATGACGTTTCTTGTTCCTGGGTTGATTTTGCTAAACTATGGCATTTCTTAA
- the xseB gene encoding exodeoxyribonuclease VII small subunit — MSFSDEGIKNHFSMSNKVTNKNNIEIFKKDINKLTYEESISELEKILSNVQDENISLDQIQINYIKGHLLLKHCDELLQFCEQEINEINPEFLELD; from the coding sequence ATGTCATTTTCAGATGAAGGCATTAAAAATCATTTCTCAATGTCTAACAAAGTTACTAATAAAAACAATATAGAAATTTTTAAAAAAGATATTAATAAATTAACTTATGAAGAATCTATATCTGAATTGGAAAAAATCTTAAGTAATGTACAAGATGAAAATATTTCACTGGATCAAATTCAGATTAACTATATTAAAGGTCATCTACTTCTTAAGCATTGTGATGAGCTTTTGCAATTTTGTGAACAAGAAATTAATGAAATTAATCCTGAATTTTTGGAATTAGATTAA
- a CDS encoding chlorophyll a/b-binding protein: MKDNFEPRYGFVNFAEIWNGRLAMMGILIGLTTELLTGQGILTQMGIG, from the coding sequence ATGAAAGATAACTTTGAACCTCGTTATGGATTTGTTAATTTTGCTGAAATATGGAATGGCCGTTTAGCTATGATGGGTATCTTAATAGGTTTAACAACCGAGCTTTTAACAGGTCAAGGTATTTTAACTCAGATGGGAATCGGTTGA
- a CDS encoding ABC-F family ATP-binding cassette domain-containing protein, protein MLRLEKIRKIYPTGEVLKDVSWEIRNGERIGLVGVNGAGKSTQLKIIAGLEEATDGSLITEGDPTIAYLKQEFDVDLSRTVREELFEAFQEASDLLHNQKLIQKNMETELASKDLDYLDSLIKELSVIQSKFESINGYDLESKVEKLLPTIGFNQNEGDRLVGDFSGGWQMRIALGKILLQSPDLLLLDEPTNHLDLETIEWLENYLLNQKVAMVIVSHDRSFLDKICTRIVNTERGQSKSYLGNYTSYLEQRDFELESKRAAYEKQQKDMQVQKAYIERFRASATRSTQAKSREKLLDKVERIEAPENNLKGPNFQFMDAPRAGKDILSIKDLTHSYEDNILFLGAFLELEPGERIAFLGQNGSGKSTLLRLIMGLEKPDEGSITLGKYNIMPSYFEQNQAEALELEKTVIETISQSVTNWTQTEIRSLLGSFGLTNDSVFKDVSQLSGGEKARLALALMIIKPSNLLILDEPTNHLDIPSKQMLEQALTNYNGNALIVSHDRYFISKVANKIVEIRDGQLIKYQGDYKYYKEKKIEEAKEKEKEFQLAERERKRLANREKQRKKKKKTK, encoded by the coding sequence GTGTTGCGACTTGAGAAGATTAGGAAGATTTATCCCACTGGCGAAGTTTTGAAAGATGTCAGTTGGGAAATAAGAAATGGAGAGAGAATTGGTTTAGTTGGAGTTAATGGCGCAGGGAAATCAACACAATTAAAAATTATTGCTGGATTGGAAGAGGCAACTGATGGATCTTTGATTACTGAAGGGGATCCAACTATTGCATATTTAAAACAGGAATTTGATGTTGATCTTTCAAGAACTGTTAGAGAAGAACTATTTGAGGCATTTCAAGAAGCATCTGATTTACTTCATAATCAAAAATTAATTCAAAAAAATATGGAGACTGAATTAGCCTCGAAAGATTTAGATTATCTGGATTCATTAATTAAAGAATTAAGCGTTATTCAAAGCAAATTTGAATCAATAAATGGCTACGATTTGGAATCTAAAGTTGAAAAGTTATTACCAACTATTGGTTTTAATCAAAATGAAGGAGACAGATTGGTTGGAGATTTCTCGGGTGGTTGGCAGATGAGAATAGCTTTAGGAAAGATTCTCTTACAAAGTCCTGATTTATTGTTATTAGATGAACCAACTAATCATTTAGATTTAGAAACTATTGAATGGCTTGAGAACTATTTACTGAATCAGAAAGTTGCAATGGTAATTGTTAGCCATGATAGATCTTTTTTAGACAAAATTTGTACAAGAATTGTTAATACAGAGCGAGGTCAATCTAAAAGTTATCTGGGAAATTATACATCTTATCTCGAACAGAGAGATTTTGAATTGGAATCAAAAAGAGCTGCATATGAGAAACAGCAGAAGGATATGCAAGTTCAAAAGGCATATATAGAGAGATTCCGAGCAAGTGCCACAAGAAGTACGCAAGCAAAAAGCAGAGAAAAGTTATTAGATAAAGTTGAAAGAATAGAAGCTCCTGAGAATAATTTAAAAGGACCTAATTTTCAATTTATGGATGCACCTCGTGCTGGTAAGGATATATTAAGTATTAAGGATTTAACACATAGCTATGAAGATAATATATTATTTTTGGGAGCATTTTTGGAACTTGAACCTGGGGAAAGAATAGCATTTTTAGGTCAAAATGGTTCTGGAAAATCTACTTTACTTCGATTAATTATGGGTTTAGAGAAACCTGATGAAGGATCTATTACGCTAGGAAAATATAATATTATGCCTAGTTATTTTGAACAAAATCAAGCAGAAGCCTTAGAATTAGAAAAAACAGTAATCGAGACAATTTCACAATCTGTAACTAATTGGACTCAAACAGAAATTCGTTCTTTACTAGGCAGCTTTGGTTTAACTAATGATTCGGTTTTTAAGGATGTCAGTCAGCTAAGTGGAGGAGAGAAAGCGAGACTTGCTTTAGCTTTAATGATTATTAAGCCATCAAATTTGCTTATTCTTGATGAACCTACAAATCATTTAGATATACCTTCAAAGCAAATGCTAGAGCAGGCATTGACTAATTATAATGGCAATGCATTAATCGTTTCTCATGATCGATATTTTATTTCAAAAGTGGCAAACAAAATTGTAGAAATAAGAGATGGTCAATTAATCAAGTATCAAGGCGATTATAAATACTATAAAGAGAAGAAAATTGAAGAAGCAAAAGAAAAAGAAAAAGAATTTCAATTAGCTGAACGTGAAAGAAAAAGATTGGCTAATAGAGAAAAACAGCGAAAGAAAAAGAAAAAAACTAAATAA
- a CDS encoding potassium channel family protein yields the protein MSDWWQWSPIKANQKLGFAVVGIGRFGSAVCRELLRNGADVLAVDFSEKAIEELRQLEPTIEARVVDSTDEESMKEAGVLEMGTVVVGISEPIEASITTTLIAKDTEGSLVKQVIARATSDLHEKMLKRVGADRVVFPSRMQGERLGLELVRPNLIERLELDDKTGIDEIKVPEVFVGRSLRDLNLRKNYFVNVLAAGPAQLLTVNPPAKYILEKDHVLVVMGSMEDLQKLPQN from the coding sequence ATGAGTGATTGGTGGCAATGGTCTCCCATAAAAGCAAACCAGAAACTTGGGTTTGCTGTAGTTGGAATTGGTCGTTTTGGAAGTGCGGTATGTAGAGAACTATTGAGAAATGGTGCTGATGTTTTGGCTGTTGATTTCTCAGAGAAGGCCATAGAGGAATTACGTCAACTTGAACCAACAATTGAAGCTAGGGTGGTTGACTCTACGGATGAAGAGTCTATGAAAGAGGCAGGTGTTCTTGAAATGGGGACTGTAGTGGTAGGCATTAGTGAGCCAATTGAGGCAAGTATTACGACAACTCTTATTGCTAAAGACACAGAGGGAAGTTTAGTGAAGCAGGTTATTGCTAGAGCAACAAGTGATCTGCATGAAAAAATGCTGAAAAGGGTTGGTGCTGATCGGGTGGTATTCCCTTCGAGAATGCAAGGAGAAAGATTGGGTTTGGAATTAGTTAGACCTAATTTGATTGAAAGATTAGAACTCGATGATAAAACCGGAATTGATGAGATTAAAGTTCCTGAGGTATTTGTAGGCCGTTCTTTAAGAGATTTGAATCTTAGAAAAAATTATTTTGTTAACGTTTTAGCTGCTGGTCCTGCTCAACTACTGACGGTCAATCCTCCAGCTAAATATATTTTAGAAAAAGATCATGTACTTGTAGTTATGGGCTCAATGGAAGATCTTCAAAAGTTGCCACAAAATTAA
- a CDS encoding anhydro-N-acetylmuramic acid kinase, whose amino-acid sequence MRVLGLMSGTSADGIDAVLVDFKGDPSKPKWKILNTCSCQYPSSTRKKIIQVGQGLKISSKNWLELAEEITELNAFAARKCDPESSAEVVGCHGQTLFHRSVERSKRGGSLQILLGPLLANILDQIVIYDFRSKDIAAGGHGAPLVALVDEALVGRLHGWRGVLNLGGIANLTIIPPKTGIDKTSECLGWDCGPANSLIDLAITESTQSSLTFDQDGSVASLGEPNLGIIEKWLKEPFFHLEPPRSTGREQFGFQDLQKRKQELGDISKEDLISTLTTFTASIISQDLDNIFRLKSIRLIELLVAGGGTKNLFLMRQLQKECCGVHIREINEIGIPSKYREALVFATLSWWNFIGKKVNPKYITGANKSILYGVRVDP is encoded by the coding sequence ATGCGTGTCTTGGGTTTGATGAGTGGTACTAGTGCTGATGGAATAGATGCAGTTTTGGTTGATTTTAAAGGTGATCCTTCAAAGCCAAAATGGAAAATTTTAAATACATGTTCATGTCAATATCCTTCCTCAACAAGAAAAAAAATAATACAAGTTGGACAAGGATTAAAAATTAGCAGCAAAAATTGGCTTGAGTTGGCTGAGGAAATTACGGAACTAAATGCTTTTGCTGCAAGGAAGTGTGATCCTGAATCATCTGCAGAAGTTGTTGGATGTCACGGCCAAACTTTATTTCATAGAAGTGTAGAACGATCTAAAAGAGGAGGAAGTCTTCAAATCCTTTTAGGACCTTTACTTGCAAATATTTTAGATCAAATCGTCATTTATGATTTTAGATCAAAGGATATTGCTGCAGGTGGTCATGGTGCCCCTTTAGTAGCGTTAGTCGATGAAGCCTTGGTTGGAAGGCTTCATGGATGGAGAGGAGTCCTCAACCTTGGTGGAATTGCGAATCTTACAATTATCCCACCTAAAACTGGAATTGATAAAACCTCTGAATGCTTAGGCTGGGATTGCGGACCGGCTAACTCTTTAATTGATCTAGCTATTACAGAAAGTACTCAGTCATCTTTAACTTTTGATCAGGATGGATCAGTAGCATCTCTAGGGGAACCCAACTTAGGCATCATCGAAAAGTGGTTGAAGGAACCTTTTTTTCATCTAGAACCTCCACGATCTACAGGTAGAGAGCAATTCGGTTTCCAAGATTTACAAAAAAGGAAACAGGAATTAGGTGATATATCAAAAGAAGATTTAATTTCAACATTAACTACATTTACTGCATCAATAATCTCTCAAGATTTAGATAATATTTTTAGGCTTAAAAGTATACGTTTAATTGAGCTTTTGGTTGCTGGAGGTGGAACGAAAAATTTATTTTTAATGAGGCAACTACAGAAAGAATGTTGTGGTGTTCATATCCGTGAAATAAATGAAATTGGTATTCCATCAAAATATAGAGAGGCACTCGTTTTTGCAACTTTATCTTGGTGGAACTTTATAGGTAAAAAAGTTAATCCGAAGTACATTACAGGAGCAAATAAATCTATTTTATATGGAGTAAGAGTTGATCCTTGA
- the xseA gene encoding exodeoxyribonuclease VII large subunit has protein sequence MTDLKNAKQSLTTYTVKELNESIGLLLSRGFTPKFILKATVSKSQIKKGHLWLTLTDGKASVDGVAWSSTIKSLKFLPKQDDGVVIIGKLNFWESQARLSVQVFDIRPSISTVLKKFEIVKSKLFKEGLIDDSLRKKLPKYPHSIAILTSIPSSALADMLRTSKERWPLTKLQIIPIPVQGNNENELKSILSKLKINKLKLDAVIIARGGGSREDLMLFDSEIIAREIATFPIPVITGIGHEDDLTVSDLVSDHRSATPTAAIVDLLPSREIEKNKFLQNKKILKDYLKLFFQNTKKSLMTKKSFFQSRSPRQLIQNKRTRINYMYELLTALSPEKLLKRGFALISDESGNSIYSVKNVREKDKLIVQFCDGKITAEVNSLNYDKI, from the coding sequence TTGACTGATCTTAAAAACGCTAAACAATCTCTAACTACATATACTGTTAAAGAATTAAATGAATCTATCGGTTTATTACTATCAAGAGGCTTTACACCAAAATTTATACTTAAAGCCACTGTCTCTAAATCGCAAATAAAAAAAGGTCATTTATGGTTAACCTTAACCGACGGAAAAGCAAGTGTTGATGGGGTTGCATGGTCATCAACAATCAAGTCTTTAAAATTTTTACCAAAGCAAGATGATGGCGTTGTTATTATTGGTAAATTAAATTTTTGGGAATCCCAAGCAAGACTATCGGTACAAGTTTTTGATATTCGACCAAGTATTTCTACTGTTCTTAAGAAGTTCGAAATAGTAAAATCAAAACTTTTTAAAGAAGGATTGATAGATGATTCGTTACGAAAAAAATTACCAAAGTATCCTCATTCCATTGCTATTCTTACAAGTATTCCAAGCTCTGCTTTGGCTGACATGCTGAGAACATCTAAAGAGAGATGGCCATTAACAAAATTGCAAATAATTCCTATTCCTGTTCAAGGTAATAATGAAAATGAATTGAAATCTATTTTAAGTAAATTAAAAATAAATAAGTTAAAATTAGATGCTGTAATTATAGCTCGAGGTGGCGGAAGCAGAGAGGATTTAATGTTGTTCGATAGTGAAATCATAGCCAGAGAAATCGCAACATTTCCAATACCAGTAATTACAGGAATAGGTCACGAAGATGATCTAACAGTTTCTGATCTTGTTTCAGATCATAGATCTGCTACTCCAACTGCTGCGATTGTTGATCTACTACCCTCAAGAGAAATTGAAAAAAATAAGTTTTTGCAAAATAAAAAAATACTTAAAGATTATTTGAAATTATTTTTTCAGAACACAAAGAAGTCTTTAATGACAAAAAAATCTTTTTTTCAATCTCGTTCACCCCGACAATTAATACAAAATAAAAGAACAAGAATAAATTATATGTATGAGCTTTTGACGGCACTTTCTCCAGAAAAATTGTTAAAAAGAGGTTTTGCACTCATTTCTGATGAGTCAGGCAATTCGATTTATAGTGTAAAAAATGTTAGGGAAAAAGATAAGTTAATAGTTCAATTTTGTGATGGAAAAATTACCGCAGAGGTTAATAGTCTTAATTATGATAAAATATAA